A region of Streptomyces sp. R44 DNA encodes the following proteins:
- a CDS encoding chitinase, with the protein MRRRVRSLRSALTAAVTAVAALGLATTATAPAQAATPLPARVFAPYFESWTGESPAALSAQSGAKHLTMAFLQTAAKGSCTAYWNGDTGLPVAQASFGADIKTMQSRGGDVIPSFGGYTADTTGTEIADSCTDVNQIAAVYEKVITTYDITRLDMDIEVDSLDNTAGIDRRNKAIKLVQDRAAADGRQIQISYTLPTTTHGLAASGLAVLKNAVTNGARVDVVNLMTFDYYDNAAHDMAADTKTAAQGLYDQLAKLYPTKTSAQLWGMVGIIEMIGVDDFGPAETFTLANARTVYDWAVSQGINTLSFWALQRDNGSCPGGAAADGCSGIQQNTWDFSHVFAPFTSGTTTPTDDFSVTTTPAAATVTAGASTSATVKTAVTAGAAQTVNLTVSGLPAGVTATLSPASVTAGGSSTLTLKTTAGTVSGTYQIVVNGASPSAGHAAVLALTVTGGATQCTATPWVSSAVYTGGQQVSHKGHTWKAKWWTTGEEPGTTGEWGVWQDLGAC; encoded by the coding sequence ATGAGACGACGCGTACGTTCGCTCCGCTCGGCCCTCACCGCCGCCGTGACCGCCGTGGCCGCCCTCGGCCTCGCGACCACCGCCACCGCTCCCGCCCAGGCCGCCACCCCGCTCCCGGCCAGGGTCTTCGCCCCCTACTTCGAGTCCTGGACCGGCGAGAGCCCCGCCGCCCTCAGCGCCCAGTCCGGCGCCAAGCACCTCACGATGGCGTTCCTCCAGACCGCCGCCAAGGGCTCCTGCACCGCGTACTGGAACGGCGACACCGGCCTCCCCGTCGCCCAGGCCTCCTTCGGCGCCGACATCAAGACCATGCAGTCCCGCGGCGGCGACGTCATCCCCTCCTTCGGCGGCTACACGGCCGACACCACCGGCACCGAGATCGCCGACAGCTGCACCGACGTCAACCAGATCGCCGCCGTGTACGAGAAGGTCATCACGACCTACGACATCACCCGGCTCGACATGGACATCGAGGTCGACTCCCTCGACAACACCGCCGGCATCGACCGCCGCAACAAGGCCATCAAGCTCGTCCAGGACCGGGCCGCCGCCGACGGCCGCCAGATCCAGATCTCGTACACCCTCCCGACGACCACCCACGGCCTCGCCGCCAGCGGCCTCGCGGTGCTCAAGAACGCCGTCACCAACGGCGCCCGCGTCGACGTCGTCAACCTCATGACCTTCGACTACTACGACAACGCCGCCCACGACATGGCCGCGGACACCAAGACCGCCGCCCAGGGCCTCTACGACCAGCTCGCCAAGCTCTACCCCACCAAGACCTCCGCCCAGCTCTGGGGCATGGTCGGCATCATCGAGATGATCGGCGTCGACGACTTCGGCCCGGCCGAGACCTTCACCCTCGCCAACGCCCGCACGGTCTACGACTGGGCCGTCTCCCAGGGCATCAACACCCTCTCGTTCTGGGCGCTCCAGCGCGACAACGGCAGCTGCCCCGGCGGTGCCGCCGCCGACGGCTGCTCCGGCATCCAGCAGAACACCTGGGACTTCTCGCACGTCTTCGCCCCCTTCACCAGCGGGACGACGACCCCGACGGACGACTTCTCGGTGACCACCACCCCGGCCGCCGCCACCGTCACCGCCGGCGCCTCCACCTCCGCCACGGTCAAGACGGCCGTCACCGCCGGGGCGGCGCAGACGGTGAACCTCACGGTCAGCGGCCTGCCGGCCGGCGTCACCGCCACCCTCAGCCCCGCCTCGGTGACGGCCGGGGGCTCGTCGACCCTCACGCTGAAAACGACCGCGGGCACGGTCTCCGGGACCTACCAGATCGTGGTCAACGGAGCGAGCCCCTCGGCCGGTCACGCCGCGGTCCTCGCCCTGACCGTCACCGGCGGCGCCACCCAGTGCACGGCGACGCCGTGGGTCTCCTCCGCCGTCTACACCGGCGGCCAGCAGGTCTCCCACAAGGGCCACACCTGGAAGGCCAAGTGGTGGACGACCGGCGAGGAGCCCGGCACCACGGGCGAGTGGGGCGTCTGGCAGGACCTCGGCGCCTGCTGA